The following proteins come from a genomic window of Lycium ferocissimum isolate CSIRO_LF1 chromosome 4, AGI_CSIRO_Lferr_CH_V1, whole genome shotgun sequence:
- the LOC132054441 gene encoding uncharacterized protein LOC132054441 codes for MSFDELRSMLLVQEQRVIFKKNREHGLVTHQAFAASTSSGHTNTNFSTSNNHPQQKQYHKNNGKGRGGWRGGRGGRGRGRGHSGQQHGQQQGGVSGPQQNAHTQNTQGGNSNVEGVFGTNTPPVVCQICYHPGHSAISCPSRYAQTSSTSAFAALPTGENETTTWFPDSGASSHMTHDQGQPLGGGATQGY; via the exons ATGTCCTTTGATGAGCTGCGTTCTATGCTACTAGTTCAAGAACAACGGGTGATTTTCAAGAAGAACAGGGAACATGGGCTAGTGACTCATCAAGCGTTTGCTGCCAGTACTTCGTCTGGTCATACCAACACTAACTTCTCTACTTCTAATAACCATCCGCAGCAAAAACAATACCATAAAAATAATGGTAAGGGCCGAGGAGGTTGGCGTGGCGGCCGTGGAGGCCGTGGGCGCGGTCGCGGTCACAGTGGCCAGCAACACGGACAGCAGCAAGGGGGTGTCTCAGGGCCACAGCAAAATGCACACACTCAGAACACTCAAGGAG GCAACTCTAATGTTGAGGGGGTGTTTGGGACTAATACTCCTCCTGTAGTTTGTCAAATATGCTATCATCCAGGTCACTCAGCAATTTCTTGTCCATCCCGTTATGCTCAGACGTCGTCTACGTCAGCTTTTGCTGCACTTCCTACGGGCGAGAATGAGACCACTACTTGGTTTCCTGATTCCGGAGCATCCTCCCACATGACACATGATCAAG GACAACCACTCGGGGGAGGTGCTACTCAAGGCTACTAG
- the LOC132054440 gene encoding glycine-rich cell wall structural protein 1-like isoform X2 → MIGQGVRIGVLALVWFHVLGGSLVLARDLKNEDEKFFWMGKGGGFGAGFGGGYGSGVGIGGGIGKGGGVSGVFGKGGGVGGGVGGGFGKGGGIGGGFGKDGGIGGGFGKGYGIGSGVGGGFGKGGGIGGGFGKDGGIGRGFGKGGGIGGGGYKRDGDCISKGGSIGGVGGGFGKGGGMGDGIGKGGGIGGGYGVGAGGGVGGGPGGGFGKGDVIGGGIGKGGGIGGGAGGGVGGGVGGGFGKGGGIGGGFGKGGGIGGGVGGIVGGGFGGGIIGGHH, encoded by the exons ATGATAGGCCAGGGAGTGAGGATAGGAGTGTTAGCATTAGTTTGGTTTCATGTCCTAGGGGGAAGTTTGGTTCTTGctagagatttgaaaaatgagGATGAAAAGTTTTTCTGGATGGGTAAGGGAGGTGGATTTGGAGCAGGATTTGGTGGAGGGTACGGTAGTGGGGTTGGAATAGGTGGAGGCATTGGTAAGGGTGGAGGAGTCAGCGGTGTGTTTGGCAAAGGAGGCGGAGTTGGTGGTGGTGTTGGAGGAGGATTTGGAAAGGGTGGCGGCATTGGAGGAGGATTTGGAAAGGATGGCGGCATAGGAGGCGGATTTGGAAAAGGTTATGGCATTGGTAGCGGCGTTGGAGGAGGATTTGGAAAGGGTGGAGGCATTGGAGGAGGATTTGGAAAGGATGGCGGCATAGGACGCGGATTTGGAAAAG GTGGTGGCATTGGTGGAGGAGGATATAAAAGGGATGGAGATTGCATTAGCAAAGGTGGGAGCATTGGTGGCGTAGGCGGAGGATTTGGTAAGGGTGGTGGTATGGGAGATGGTATTGGCAAAGGTGGTGGCATTGGTGGAGGATATGGTGTCGGTGCAGGAGGAGGAGTTGGTGGTGGTCCTGGAGGAGGATTTGGTAAGGGTGATGTCATCGGAGGTGGCATTGGCAAAGGTGGTGGCATTGGTGGCGGTGCAGGAGGAGGAGTTGGTGGTGGTGTTGGAGGAGGATTCGGTAAAGGTGGTGGCATTGGAGGCGGTTTTGGCAAAGGTGGCGGCATTGGGGGAGGAGTTG GTGGAATAGTCGGAGGTGGTTTTGGAGGTGGAATAATTGGTGGACATCACTAA
- the LOC132054440 gene encoding glycine-rich cell wall structural protein-like isoform X3 — protein MIGQGVRIGVLALVWFHVLGGSLVLARDLKNEDEKFFWMGKGGGFGAGFGGGYGSGVGIGGGIGKGGGVSGVFGKGGGVGGGVGGGFGKGGGIGGGFGKDGGIGGGFGKGGGIGGGGYKRDGDCISKGGSIGGVGGGFGKGGGMGDGIGKGGGIGGGYGVGAGGGVGGGPGGGFGKGDVIGGGIGKGGGIGGGAGGGVGGGVGGGFGKGGGIGGGFGKGGGIGGGVGGGFGKVGGFGGGIVGGGFGGGIIGGHH, from the exons ATGATAGGCCAGGGAGTGAGGATAGGAGTGTTAGCATTAGTTTGGTTTCATGTCCTAGGGGGAAGTTTGGTTCTTGctagagatttgaaaaatgagGATGAAAAGTTTTTCTGGATGGGTAAGGGAGGTGGATTTGGAGCAGGATTTGGTGGAGGGTACGGTAGTGGGGTTGGAATAGGTGGAGGCATTGGTAAGGGTGGAGGAGTCAGCGGTGTGTTTGGCAAAGGAGGCGGAGTTGGTGGTGGTGTTGGAGGAGGATTTGGAAAGGGTGGCGGCATTGGAGGAGGATTTGGAAAGGATGGCGGCATAGGAGGCGGATTTGGAAAAG GTGGTGGCATTGGTGGAGGAGGATATAAAAGGGATGGAGATTGCATTAGCAAAGGTGGGAGCATTGGTGGCGTAGGCGGAGGATTTGGTAAGGGTGGTGGTATGGGAGATGGTATTGGCAAAGGTGGTGGCATTGGTGGAGGATATGGTGTCGGTGCAGGAGGAGGAGTTGGTGGTGGTCCTGGAGGAGGATTTGGTAAGGGTGATGTCATCGGAGGTGGCATTGGCAAAGGTGGTGGCATTGGTGGCGGTGCAGGAGGAGGAGTTGGTGGTGGTGTTGGAGGAGGATTCGGTAAAGGTGGTGGCATTGGAGGCGGTTTTGGCAAAGGTGGCGGCATTGGGGGAGGAGTTGGTGGAGGCTTTGGGAAAGTTGGTGGATTTGGAGGTGGAATAGTCGGAGGTGGTTTTGGAGGTGGAATAATTGGTGGACATCACTAA
- the LOC132054440 gene encoding glycine-rich cell wall structural protein-like isoform X1: MIGQGVRIGVLALVWFHVLGGSLVLARDLKNEDEKFFWMGKGGGFGAGFGGGYGSGVGIGGGIGKGGGVSGVFGKGGGVGGGVGGGFGKGGGIGGGFGKDGGIGGGFGKGYGIGSGVGGGFGKGGGIGGGFGKDGGIGRGFGKGGGIGGGGYKRDGDCISKGGSIGGVGGGFGKGGGMGDGIGKGGGIGGGYGVGAGGGVGGGPGGGFGKGDVIGGGIGKGGGIGGGAGGGVGGGVGGGFGKGGGIGGGFGKGGGIGGGVGGGFGKVGGFGGGIVGGGFGGGIIGGHH, translated from the exons ATGATAGGCCAGGGAGTGAGGATAGGAGTGTTAGCATTAGTTTGGTTTCATGTCCTAGGGGGAAGTTTGGTTCTTGctagagatttgaaaaatgagGATGAAAAGTTTTTCTGGATGGGTAAGGGAGGTGGATTTGGAGCAGGATTTGGTGGAGGGTACGGTAGTGGGGTTGGAATAGGTGGAGGCATTGGTAAGGGTGGAGGAGTCAGCGGTGTGTTTGGCAAAGGAGGCGGAGTTGGTGGTGGTGTTGGAGGAGGATTTGGAAAGGGTGGCGGCATTGGAGGAGGATTTGGAAAGGATGGCGGCATAGGAGGCGGATTTGGAAAAGGTTATGGCATTGGTAGCGGCGTTGGAGGAGGATTTGGAAAGGGTGGAGGCATTGGAGGAGGATTTGGAAAGGATGGCGGCATAGGACGCGGATTTGGAAAAG GTGGTGGCATTGGTGGAGGAGGATATAAAAGGGATGGAGATTGCATTAGCAAAGGTGGGAGCATTGGTGGCGTAGGCGGAGGATTTGGTAAGGGTGGTGGTATGGGAGATGGTATTGGCAAAGGTGGTGGCATTGGTGGAGGATATGGTGTCGGTGCAGGAGGAGGAGTTGGTGGTGGTCCTGGAGGAGGATTTGGTAAGGGTGATGTCATCGGAGGTGGCATTGGCAAAGGTGGTGGCATTGGTGGCGGTGCAGGAGGAGGAGTTGGTGGTGGTGTTGGAGGAGGATTCGGTAAAGGTGGTGGCATTGGAGGCGGTTTTGGCAAAGGTGGCGGCATTGGGGGAGGAGTTGGTGGAGGCTTTGGGAAAGTTGGTGGATTTGGAGGTGGAATAGTCGGAGGTGGTTTTGGAGGTGGAATAATTGGTGGACATCACTAA